In a genomic window of Xylophilus rhododendri:
- a CDS encoding RluA family pseudouridine synthase, whose protein sequence is MSPAAVHVDAHLLVVEKPAGLLAVPGRGEDKQDCLSARVQAQWPDALIVHRLDMATSGLMVLARDAATQAALGQAFARREVFKRYVAVVDGLPAPDAPDAEGWCRIELPLIADWPRRPLQKVDMAAGKPSITRWRVMQRVDETSSRVELEPLTGRTHQLRVHLQAIGHPILGDALYGGAAAGRADRLLLHACALGFTHPATGAALHFDSAVPF, encoded by the coding sequence TTGAGCCCGGCGGCGGTCCATGTCGACGCGCATCTGCTGGTCGTCGAGAAACCCGCCGGACTGCTGGCCGTGCCCGGCCGCGGGGAAGACAAGCAGGACTGTCTCAGCGCCCGGGTGCAGGCGCAGTGGCCCGATGCGCTGATCGTGCACCGGCTCGACATGGCCACCTCCGGCCTGATGGTGCTGGCCCGCGACGCCGCGACACAAGCCGCGCTGGGCCAGGCTTTTGCACGGCGCGAGGTCTTCAAGCGGTACGTGGCGGTGGTCGATGGCCTGCCCGCGCCCGACGCGCCGGATGCCGAAGGCTGGTGCCGCATCGAGTTGCCGCTGATCGCCGACTGGCCGCGCCGGCCGCTGCAGAAGGTGGACATGGCGGCGGGCAAACCCAGCATCACCCGCTGGCGTGTGATGCAGCGGGTGGACGAGACCAGCAGCCGCGTCGAACTCGAACCCCTCACCGGCCGCACCCACCAGCTGCGGGTGCATCTGCAGGCCATCGGCCATCCGATCCTGGGCGATGCGCTGTATGGCGGCGCCGCCGCCGGGCGTGCGGATCGGCTGCTGCTGCATGCCTGCGCGCTCGGATTCACCCACCCCGCCACCGGCGCCGCGCTGCATTTCGACAGCGCCGTGCCTTTCTGA
- a CDS encoding amino acid ABC transporter permease, with translation MVEFTLWDILRNLLIAAQWTVYLSLVAFVGGGIVGLLLLVLRLARGPVVRRCVAGYVQLFQGTPLLMQLFLSYFGLALFGIDTSPWVSAALALTLYSSAYLTDIWRGCVEAVPKGQWEASGSLALSFGEQLRHVILPQASRLAVAPTVGFLVQVVKGTALASVIGFVELTKAGSMISNATFRPFVVYACLALMYFALCFPISLCARALERKLNHAHRR, from the coding sequence ATGGTCGAATTCACCCTCTGGGACATCCTGCGCAACCTGCTGATCGCCGCGCAGTGGACGGTCTACCTGTCGCTGGTCGCCTTCGTCGGCGGCGGCATCGTCGGCCTGCTGCTGCTGGTGCTGCGCCTGGCGCGCGGCCCCGTCGTGCGGCGCTGCGTCGCCGGCTACGTGCAGCTCTTCCAGGGCACGCCGCTGCTGATGCAGCTGTTTTTGTCCTACTTCGGGCTGGCGCTGTTCGGCATCGACACCTCGCCCTGGGTGTCGGCCGCGCTGGCGCTCACGCTCTATAGCAGCGCCTACCTCACCGACATCTGGCGCGGCTGCGTGGAAGCCGTGCCCAAGGGCCAGTGGGAGGCCTCGGGCAGCCTGGCGCTGTCCTTCGGCGAACAGCTGCGCCATGTGATCCTGCCGCAGGCGTCCCGCCTGGCGGTGGCGCCCACCGTGGGTTTTCTGGTGCAGGTGGTCAAGGGCACTGCGCTGGCATCGGTGATCGGCTTCGTCGAGCTGACCAAGGCCGGCAGCATGATCTCCAACGCCACCTTCCGCCCCTTCGTCGTCTATGCCTGCCTGGCGCTGATGTATTTCGCGCTGTGCTTTCCCATCAGCCTGTGTGCCCGCGCCCTCGAGAGGAAACTGAACCATGCCCATCGCCGCTGA
- a CDS encoding Bug family tripartite tricarboxylate transporter substrate binding protein has translation MSLRPSRLTLALLATALATSAFAQADKPLRIVVPFAAGGSQDVIARYLGTKLTLKLGFPVIVENKAGAGGIVAADTVAKSTDGATLLMATGGAITVAPHLQKLPYDPKRDLQSVALVADTPMTLAVRSDSPYKTLADVLKDAKARPGQLSYASTGNGSVSHLTGALLAQAAGIEILHVPYRGASPALTDLLGGQVSMIITSAASIDPMVESGKARVLGTFSKNRLDELGHPPTVGGATGLQGMDVPVWVGLMGPTKVPLERADKIVAALLEACRLPETKEQFARIGAVNTCGAAPEMERVVSGDDARWEKVIRTGGIKAE, from the coding sequence ATGTCCCTGCGCCCCTCCCGCCTCACCCTCGCCCTGCTGGCCACGGCCCTCGCCACCTCCGCCTTCGCCCAGGCCGACAAGCCGCTGCGCATCGTCGTGCCCTTCGCCGCCGGCGGCTCGCAGGACGTGATCGCGCGTTACCTGGGCACCAAACTCACGCTGAAGCTGGGCTTTCCGGTCATCGTGGAGAACAAGGCCGGCGCGGGCGGCATCGTGGCGGCCGACACCGTCGCCAAGTCCACCGACGGCGCCACGCTGCTGATGGCCACCGGCGGCGCGATCACCGTGGCGCCGCACCTGCAGAAGCTGCCTTACGACCCCAAACGCGACCTGCAATCGGTCGCCCTGGTGGCCGACACCCCCATGACCCTGGCCGTGCGCAGCGACAGCCCCTACAAGACCCTGGCCGATGTGCTGAAGGACGCCAAGGCCAGGCCCGGCCAGCTGAGCTACGCCTCCACCGGCAACGGCTCGGTCTCGCACCTGACCGGCGCGCTGCTGGCACAGGCCGCGGGCATCGAGATCCTGCATGTGCCCTATCGCGGCGCATCGCCCGCGCTGACCGACCTGCTCGGCGGCCAGGTCAGCATGATCATCACCAGCGCGGCCTCGATCGACCCGATGGTGGAGAGCGGCAAGGCGCGGGTGCTCGGCACCTTCTCGAAGAACCGCCTGGATGAGCTGGGCCATCCGCCCACCGTCGGCGGCGCCACCGGCCTGCAGGGCATGGACGTGCCGGTCTGGGTCGGCCTGATGGGCCCGACCAAGGTGCCGCTGGAGCGCGCGGACAAGATCGTCGCCGCCCTGCTCGAAGCCTGCCGCCTGCCGGAGACCAAAGAGCAGTTCGCCCGCATCGGCGCGGTGAACACCTGCGGCGCGGCGCCCGAGATGGAGCGTGTGGTGAGCGGCGACGACGCGCGCTGGGAGAAAGTGATCCGCACCGGCGGCATCAAGGCCGAGTGA
- a CDS encoding alpha-hydroxy acid oxidase — MRRVFCLEDLEEAARRFLPPAIFSYVVSPAETGATLHDNRRVFDEIRFIPRVLRNVAARSIGTTLLGREYAAPFGIAPMGVSALTAYRGDRVLAEAAARANIPMVMSGSSLTRMEEVAEAAPHSWFQAYLPPTPERIAALVDRAARAGFGTLVVTVDVAVRGSTEHYERAGFSSPLKPDWRLLWGGVTHPRWALGTFARTLLTGGLPHFENSDNDKRIAIVARNVVREFSGRAHLDWSAMRRIREQWKGKLVLKGVLHPQDAVTARDEGMDAIVLSNHGGRQLDGAVSPMRVLPAVRAAVGDAMPILIDSGFRRGTDVLKALALGADFVLVGRPFNYAATVGGAAGVAHAAGLLARETEMALGMLGVHRIADLSPELLMLRPESFLS; from the coding sequence ATGCGGCGCGTGTTCTGCCTGGAAGACCTGGAGGAGGCGGCGCGCCGTTTCCTGCCGCCCGCCATCTTTTCCTATGTGGTCAGCCCGGCCGAGACCGGCGCCACGCTGCACGACAACCGCCGGGTGTTCGACGAGATCCGCTTCATCCCCCGAGTGTTGCGCAATGTGGCGGCCCGTTCGATCGGGACCACCCTGCTGGGTCGGGAATACGCCGCGCCCTTCGGCATCGCGCCCATGGGCGTGAGTGCGCTGACGGCCTACCGCGGCGACCGGGTGCTGGCCGAGGCGGCGGCGCGCGCCAATATCCCGATGGTGATGAGCGGCTCCTCGCTCACCCGCATGGAGGAGGTGGCCGAGGCCGCGCCGCATAGCTGGTTCCAGGCCTATCTGCCGCCCACGCCCGAACGCATCGCCGCCCTGGTGGACCGCGCGGCGCGGGCCGGCTTCGGTACTTTGGTGGTCACCGTGGACGTGGCCGTGCGCGGCAGCACCGAGCACTACGAACGCGCCGGCTTCAGCAGCCCCTTGAAGCCGGACTGGCGCCTGCTCTGGGGCGGCGTCACCCATCCGCGCTGGGCGCTGGGCACCTTCGCGCGCACGCTGCTGACCGGCGGCCTGCCGCACTTCGAGAACAGCGACAACGACAAACGCATCGCCATCGTGGCGCGCAACGTGGTGCGCGAGTTCAGCGGCCGGGCGCACCTGGACTGGAGCGCCATGCGCCGCATCCGCGAGCAGTGGAAGGGCAAGCTGGTGTTGAAAGGCGTGCTGCATCCGCAAGACGCGGTGACCGCGCGCGACGAGGGCATGGATGCGATCGTGCTGTCCAACCACGGCGGCCGGCAGCTCGACGGCGCCGTCTCGCCGATGCGGGTGCTGCCGGCGGTGCGCGCGGCGGTGGGCGATGCGATGCCCATCCTGATCGACAGCGGTTTCCGGCGCGGCACCGATGTGCTCAAGGCGCTGGCGCTGGGCGCGGACTTCGTGCTGGTCGGCCGGCCCTTCAATTACGCCGCGACGGTGGGTGGGGCGGCGGGCGTGGCCCATGCCGCCGGCCTGCTGGCGCGCGAGACCGAGATGGCGCTGGGTATGCTCGGCGTCCATCGCATTGCCGATCTCTCGCCCGAGCTGCTGATGCTGCGGCCGGAAAGCTTTCTGTCCTGA
- a CDS encoding GntR family transcriptional regulator, whose amino-acid sequence MPSAADISSRIIEAVMAQKLAPGTRLGEQQLAMLFDCSRTIVREALTRLATRGIVTVSARRGWFVVEPSRDEAREAFEARRVIEVGLIREMPPMGKAAIKQLKSHLQREKAAVRGSDVGARSFLLGDFHVCLAECLGNHLLADTLRDFTARTTLIAMLYQSSHDAAQSCEDHVQIVAALEAGDTERAQALMAAHIGSVKDALRLQPASADEDPLSGLRDALAPVDKNTASPSPPARSDGKPPSPETPATYLGALL is encoded by the coding sequence ATGCCCTCCGCAGCCGACATCAGCAGCCGCATCATCGAAGCCGTCATGGCCCAGAAGCTCGCCCCCGGCACCCGCCTGGGCGAGCAGCAGCTGGCCATGCTGTTCGACTGCAGCCGCACCATCGTCCGGGAAGCCCTGACCCGGCTGGCCACCCGCGGCATCGTCACCGTCAGCGCCCGGCGCGGCTGGTTCGTGGTGGAGCCCTCGCGCGACGAGGCCCGCGAGGCCTTCGAGGCGCGCCGGGTGATCGAGGTCGGCCTGATCCGCGAGATGCCGCCCATGGGCAAGGCCGCGATCAAGCAGTTGAAGAGCCACCTGCAGCGCGAGAAGGCCGCCGTGCGCGGCAGCGACGTGGGCGCGCGCAGCTTCCTGCTGGGCGACTTCCATGTCTGCCTGGCCGAATGCCTGGGCAACCACCTGCTGGCCGACACCCTGCGCGACTTCACCGCCCGCACCACGCTGATCGCCATGCTCTACCAGTCCTCGCACGATGCGGCGCAGTCCTGCGAGGACCACGTGCAGATCGTCGCCGCGCTGGAAGCCGGCGACACCGAGCGTGCCCAGGCCCTGATGGCCGCCCACATCGGCTCGGTGAAGGACGCCCTGCGCCTGCAGCCTGCCTCGGCCGACGAGGACCCGCTGAGCGGCCTGCGCGACGCACTCGCGCCGGTCGACAAGAACACCGCTTCCCCATCGCCGCCGGCCAGGTCCGACGGCAAGCCACCCTCCCCCGAAACCCCCGCTACCTATCTCGGAGCTTTGTTATGA
- a CDS encoding 2OG-Fe dioxygenase family protein, translating to MSSTFSPPWTPLERLDSQIKERGFAALQPADVCRWAGTEAAALNALRPDWNGLPPDEYLKDGGNYRRRRHACFVVDGQRIEQTPHRPHWQPVQYNALHGGMQRWFAPMLDRTVADPAWKGLLRALADAATALRGPQPWYIEAHQFRIDTTDGIGRPTPEGAHRDGVDLVAVFLVEREGIKGGETRVFEADGPNGQRFTLAEPWSLLLLDDPRMIHESTPIQPLGGQGGGHRDTLVLTCRAGGFQGDGVV from the coding sequence ATGTCCTCCACCTTCTCTCCTCCCTGGACGCCGCTGGAGCGGCTGGATTCCCAAATCAAGGAACGCGGTTTCGCCGCCCTGCAGCCGGCCGATGTGTGCCGCTGGGCCGGCACCGAGGCGGCTGCGCTGAACGCCCTGCGCCCCGACTGGAACGGCCTGCCGCCGGACGAGTACCTGAAGGACGGCGGCAACTACCGGCGCCGCCGCCATGCATGCTTCGTCGTCGACGGGCAGCGCATCGAGCAGACGCCGCACCGCCCGCACTGGCAGCCGGTGCAGTACAACGCCCTGCACGGCGGCATGCAGCGCTGGTTCGCGCCCATGCTCGACCGCACCGTGGCCGATCCGGCCTGGAAGGGCCTGCTGCGCGCCCTGGCCGATGCGGCCACCGCTCTGCGCGGGCCGCAGCCCTGGTACATCGAGGCGCACCAGTTCCGCATCGACACCACCGACGGCATCGGCCGGCCCACGCCCGAAGGCGCGCACCGCGACGGCGTGGACCTGGTGGCCGTGTTCCTGGTGGAGCGCGAAGGCATCAAGGGCGGTGAGACCCGTGTGTTCGAGGCCGACGGCCCGAACGGCCAGCGTTTCACCCTGGCCGAGCCCTGGTCGCTGCTGCTGCTGGACGATCCGCGCATGATCCACGAGTCCACGCCGATCCAGCCGCTGGGCGGGCAGGGCGGCGGCCACCGCGATACCCTGGTGCTGACCTGCCGGGCCGGCGGATTCCAGGGAGACGGCGTGGTCTGA
- a CDS encoding transporter substrate-binding domain-containing protein, translated as MTLARRPLVLGLIAAASALCAAGVHAQAALDNVMKSKTLKIAIPTDYPPYGFVGPDMAPQGLDIDMARLIAAKLGVKAELIPVSSANRIPYLQTGKADLVISTLGKNAEREKVLDFSAAYAPFFQAVFAPKSVNVKSYQDLAGKTVAVTRGAMEDQELNKMIPTGVDVRRFEDNNATIAAYVAGQTQAIATSAQVAANMILKNPKIGAEYKLLLKDSPCFVGMNKGEDALKNKVNAIIADAKKDGTLDAMSKKWLGRTTGELPL; from the coding sequence ATGACTCTCGCCCGCCGTCCCCTCGTCCTCGGCCTGATCGCCGCCGCGTCCGCGCTGTGCGCCGCCGGTGTCCACGCCCAAGCCGCCCTGGACAACGTGATGAAGTCCAAGACGCTCAAGATCGCCATCCCCACCGACTACCCGCCCTACGGCTTCGTCGGCCCCGACATGGCGCCCCAGGGCCTGGACATCGACATGGCCCGCCTGATCGCCGCCAAGCTGGGCGTGAAGGCCGAGCTGATCCCCGTCAGCAGCGCCAACCGCATCCCCTACCTGCAGACCGGCAAGGCCGACCTGGTGATCTCCACCCTGGGCAAGAACGCCGAGCGCGAGAAGGTGCTCGACTTCAGCGCCGCCTACGCGCCCTTCTTCCAGGCCGTGTTCGCGCCCAAGAGCGTCAACGTGAAGAGCTACCAGGACCTGGCCGGCAAGACCGTGGCCGTGACCCGCGGCGCCATGGAAGACCAGGAACTCAACAAGATGATCCCGACCGGCGTGGACGTGCGCCGCTTCGAGGACAACAACGCCACCATCGCCGCCTACGTGGCCGGCCAGACCCAGGCCATCGCCACCAGCGCGCAGGTCGCCGCCAACATGATCCTGAAGAACCCCAAGATCGGCGCCGAATACAAGCTGCTGCTCAAGGACAGCCCCTGCTTCGTCGGCATGAACAAGGGCGAGGACGCGCTCAAGAACAAGGTCAACGCCATCATCGCCGACGCCAAGAAGGACGGCACGCTGGACGCCATGTCCAAGAAGTGGCTCGGCCGCACCACCGGCGAACTGCCGCTCTAA
- a CDS encoding universal stress protein → MFQKILVPVDGSDTSIAAIHRAVTIARAFGSTVTVVSVIDPYPFTGVSSDMAYGQEQYLVAANNEAAAALDLARNAASGLGFEVEVLVVEGHAVHRGIVETAESVDADLIVIGSHGRRGLEKLVLGSVTQRVLGDAHMPVLVVRD, encoded by the coding sequence ATGTTCCAGAAGATCCTCGTTCCCGTCGACGGCTCGGACACCTCCATCGCCGCCATCCACCGGGCGGTGACCATCGCGCGGGCCTTCGGCAGCACGGTCACCGTGGTCTCGGTGATCGACCCCTATCCCTTCACCGGCGTGAGCAGCGACATGGCCTACGGCCAGGAGCAGTACCTGGTGGCCGCCAACAACGAAGCCGCCGCCGCGCTGGACCTCGCGCGCAACGCGGCCTCCGGCCTGGGCTTCGAGGTGGAGGTGCTGGTGGTCGAGGGCCATGCGGTGCACCGCGGCATCGTGGAGACGGCCGAAAGCGTCGATGCCGACCTGATCGTGATCGGCTCGCACGGCCGCCGCGGGCTGGAGAAACTGGTGCTGGGCAGCGTCACCCAGCGGGTGCTGGGCGATGCACACATGCCGGTGCTGGTGGTGCGGGACTGA
- a CDS encoding SDR family NAD(P)-dependent oxidoreductase has protein sequence MTQSTHLFILTGASRGLGQAMARQLLSAGNTLLCISRKRDDSLASAAGLTQWQADLADGASVAARLAEWIAKLQPDAFASATLVNNAALMPPAVPLRDAAPADTVAALRVGLEAPMLLSSAFLSATAGWTVPRKVLNISSGLGRRPMASQSAYCSIKAGMDMFTRCAALDEAQRPNGARLCALAPGVIDTDMQQQLRGGDPAAFPDQARFAGLHGSGQLVSAEDTARAVLAYLARADFGQQLLADVRD, from the coding sequence ATGACGCAAAGCACCCATCTCTTCATCCTGACCGGCGCCTCGCGCGGACTGGGCCAGGCCATGGCCCGCCAGCTGCTGTCGGCCGGCAACACCCTGCTCTGCATTTCCCGCAAGCGCGACGACAGCCTGGCCAGCGCCGCCGGACTCACCCAGTGGCAAGCCGACCTGGCCGACGGCGCGAGTGTGGCCGCCCGCCTGGCCGAGTGGATCGCCAAGCTGCAGCCGGACGCCTTCGCCAGCGCCACCCTCGTCAACAACGCAGCGCTCATGCCACCGGCCGTGCCCCTGCGCGATGCAGCGCCGGCCGATACCGTGGCCGCCCTGCGTGTGGGCCTGGAAGCGCCGATGCTCCTGAGCTCGGCCTTCCTGTCGGCGACCGCCGGCTGGACAGTGCCGCGCAAGGTCTTGAACATCTCCTCGGGATTGGGGCGGCGCCCGATGGCGTCCCAATCGGCCTACTGCTCGATCAAGGCGGGCATGGACATGTTCACCCGCTGCGCCGCCCTCGACGAAGCGCAGCGCCCCAACGGCGCCCGGCTCTGCGCCCTGGCGCCTGGCGTGATCGACACCGACATGCAACAGCAGCTGCGCGGCGGCGATCCGGCGGCCTTCCCCGACCAGGCCCGTTTCGCCGGCCTGCACGGCAGCGGCCAGCTGGTGTCGGCCGAAGACACGGCACGTGCGGTGCTGGCTTATCTGGCGCGTGCGGATTTCGGCCAGCAGCTGCTGGCCGATGTGCGCGACTGA
- a CDS encoding amino acid ABC transporter ATP-binding protein, protein MPIAAETVADAAKPLAAPGASIVSIHGLRKSYGTNEVLKGIDLEVQRGEVIAIIGKSGSGKSTLLRCINGLEQFQDGALTVDGQPLVYDSPQAMRALRQRVGMIFQGFNLFPHLTVGRNVMLAPTLVKKTPTAQVTALAKKLLDRVGLGEKFDARPDQLSGGQQQRVAIARALAMEPAVLLCDEITSALDPELVGEVLRVVESLAAEGMTLLMVTHEMAFARKVADRVIFMHQGRVHETGSPQSLFADPRTPELRQFLSSLHD, encoded by the coding sequence ATGCCCATCGCCGCTGAAACCGTTGCCGACGCCGCCAAGCCGCTCGCGGCGCCGGGCGCTTCCATCGTTTCCATCCACGGGCTGCGTAAGTCCTACGGCACGAACGAGGTGCTCAAGGGCATCGACCTGGAAGTGCAGCGCGGCGAGGTCATCGCCATCATCGGCAAGAGCGGCTCGGGCAAGAGCACGCTGCTGCGCTGCATCAACGGCCTGGAGCAGTTCCAGGACGGCGCCCTCACCGTGGACGGCCAGCCCCTGGTCTACGACAGCCCGCAGGCCATGCGGGCCCTGCGCCAGCGCGTGGGCATGATCTTCCAGGGCTTCAACCTGTTCCCGCACCTCACGGTCGGCCGCAACGTGATGCTGGCGCCCACGCTGGTCAAGAAGACGCCGACGGCCCAGGTCACCGCACTCGCGAAGAAGCTCCTCGACCGCGTCGGCCTGGGCGAGAAGTTCGACGCCCGGCCCGACCAGCTCTCCGGCGGCCAGCAGCAGCGCGTGGCCATCGCCCGGGCCCTCGCCATGGAGCCGGCCGTGCTGCTGTGCGACGAGATCACCTCGGCCCTCGACCCCGAACTGGTCGGCGAGGTGCTGCGGGTGGTGGAATCGCTCGCCGCCGAGGGCATGACCCTGCTGATGGTCACCCACGAAATGGCCTTCGCCCGCAAGGTGGCCGACCGGGTGATCTTCATGCACCAGGGGCGGGTGCACGAGACGGGCTCGCCGCAGTCGCTGTTCGCCGATCCGCGGACGCCGGAGTTGAGGCAGTTCCTGTCGTCCTTGCACGACTGA
- a CDS encoding amino acid ABC transporter permease: MRIQLDFPAVLAEWPLLLTGVCWTIGLTAVATVIGLVVGVAFAWSRASGPAWLKLVVGSYVELIRNTPFIVQLFFIFFGLPAAGVKLTPETAAVIAMVINLSAYATEIIRSGIAATPPGQIEAAQSLAMGRMQIFTRVVLPPALAKVWTAMTGQIIIVMLGSAVCGQISVPELSYAANLIQSRNFRSFEASIVATLVYLVLAIVLRRLLNWAGPRLLFGR; encoded by the coding sequence GTGCGTATCCAACTCGATTTCCCCGCGGTGCTGGCCGAATGGCCGCTGCTGCTGACCGGCGTGTGCTGGACGATAGGCCTGACGGCCGTCGCCACCGTCATCGGCCTGGTGGTGGGCGTGGCCTTCGCCTGGTCGCGCGCCAGCGGGCCGGCCTGGCTCAAGCTGGTGGTGGGCAGCTATGTGGAGTTGATCCGCAACACGCCCTTCATCGTGCAGCTCTTCTTCATCTTCTTCGGCCTGCCGGCAGCCGGCGTGAAGCTGACGCCCGAGACGGCGGCGGTGATCGCCATGGTGATCAACCTCAGCGCCTACGCCACCGAGATCATCCGCTCCGGCATCGCCGCCACGCCCCCGGGCCAGATCGAGGCGGCACAGAGCCTGGCCATGGGCCGCATGCAGATCTTCACCCGGGTGGTGCTGCCGCCGGCCCTGGCCAAGGTGTGGACCGCCATGACCGGCCAGATCATCATCGTGATGCTCGGCTCGGCGGTCTGCGGCCAGATCTCGGTGCCCGAGCTGAGCTACGCCGCCAACCTGATCCAGAGCCGCAACTTCCGCTCCTTCGAAGCCTCGATCGTCGCCACGCTCGTCTACCTGGTGCTGGCCATCGTGCTGCGCCGCCTGCTGAACTGGGCCGGTCCGCGGCTGCTGTTCGGCCGCTAG